A region from the Lysobacter sp. BMK333-48F3 genome encodes:
- a CDS encoding cytochrome c gives MKRHRWKRWLLWLALAVALAWLIGWLWSWWAQRGPVQTVRASAEQIERGRYLAAAADCAACHTAEGGAPFAGGVPLASPFGVIHGTNITPDPDTGIGRYTADDFHHALTRGEARDGHQLYPAMPYVSYRRIVRADSDAIYAYLMTRAPVKQANRRNGVGFPFNIRSGIHAWNWLFAGARPTPASQGQSAQWKRGEYLVETLGHCGECHSPRGLLGEIERDRPLQGNAELGRFAAPDLTPQGLAERGWDRAALRAYLATGSAAPAVASDEMLKVVDLSTSRLRGADLDAIATYLTGDRAAPAVALPAPAVPAPPAPAHERYLALCAGCHGRDGEGVPHVAPALRGNSGLRDPQPHNLIVALLDGLPEHDLPGLERMQDMPGFGDELDDAQLAELAQWLRSRYGGRSEAVAAQQVRALRESRPPPHR, from the coding sequence ATGAAACGGCACCGCTGGAAACGCTGGTTGCTGTGGCTGGCGCTGGCCGTCGCGCTGGCGTGGCTGATCGGCTGGCTGTGGTCGTGGTGGGCGCAGCGCGGTCCGGTGCAGACGGTCCGGGCCAGCGCCGAGCAGATCGAGCGCGGCCGCTACCTGGCCGCCGCCGCCGACTGCGCCGCCTGCCATACCGCCGAGGGCGGCGCGCCGTTCGCCGGCGGCGTACCGCTGGCCTCGCCGTTCGGGGTCATCCACGGCACCAACATCACCCCCGATCCGGACACCGGCATCGGCCGCTACACCGCCGACGACTTCCACCACGCCCTGACCCGCGGCGAAGCGCGCGACGGCCATCAGCTGTATCCGGCGATGCCCTACGTGTCCTATCGCCGCATCGTCCGCGCCGACAGCGATGCCATCTATGCCTATCTGATGACCCGAGCGCCGGTGAAACAGGCCAACCGGCGCAACGGAGTCGGCTTTCCGTTCAACATCCGCAGCGGCATCCACGCCTGGAACTGGCTGTTCGCCGGTGCGCGACCGACGCCGGCCTCGCAGGGACAGTCGGCGCAGTGGAAACGCGGCGAGTACCTGGTCGAAACCCTCGGCCATTGCGGCGAATGCCACAGCCCGCGCGGCCTGTTGGGCGAGATCGAGCGCGACCGCCCCTTGCAGGGCAATGCCGAACTGGGCCGTTTCGCCGCGCCCGACCTGACCCCGCAAGGCCTGGCCGAACGCGGTTGGGACCGCGCCGCGTTGCGCGCCTACCTGGCCACCGGCAGCGCCGCGCCGGCGGTGGCCTCGGATGAGATGCTCAAGGTGGTCGACCTGTCCACCAGCCGTCTGCGCGGCGCGGACCTGGATGCGATCGCGACTTATCTGACCGGCGACCGCGCCGCGCCCGCCGTCGCCTTGCCCGCACCGGCCGTACCGGCGCCGCCCGCGCCGGCCCACGAGCGCTACCTGGCCTTGTGCGCCGGCTGCCACGGCCGCGACGGCGAGGGCGTGCCGCACGTCGCCCCGGCGCTGCGCGGCAATAGCGGCCTGCGCGATCCGCAGCCGCACAACCTGATCGTCGCCCTGCTCGACGGCCTGCCCGAACACGATCTGCCCGGGCTGGAACGGATGCAGGACATGCCCGGTTTCGGCGACGAACTCGACGACGCGCAGTTGGCCGAGCTGGCGCAATGGCTGCGCAGCCGTTACGGCGGCCGCAGCGAAGCGGTCGCGGCGCAGCAAGTGCGCGCCCTGCGCGAGAGCCGGCCGCCGCCGCACCGCTGA
- a CDS encoding (2Fe-2S)-binding protein, which produces MSADADRSGLRTRPLRLTVNGRAYGPVEVPEDMMLVDVLHEYLGLTGTRFGCGQGVCRACTVIVDDERGPRELRSCITGAHYFQGKRIRTVEGHARRDESGRIVELSPVQQAFLDHFSFQCGYCTPGFVNAATVLLERLRKQPVARADLERTITEALDPHLCRCTGYVRYYQAVRQLALDTPGLVRDGDAREQDR; this is translated from the coding sequence ATGAGCGCCGACGCCGATCGCAGCGGCCTGCGCACCCGCCCGCTGCGCCTGACCGTCAACGGCCGCGCCTACGGCCCGGTCGAGGTGCCCGAGGACATGATGCTGGTCGATGTGCTGCACGAGTACCTCGGCCTGACCGGCACCCGCTTCGGCTGCGGCCAGGGCGTGTGCCGCGCCTGCACCGTGATCGTCGACGACGAGCGCGGCCCGCGCGAGCTGCGCAGCTGCATCACCGGCGCGCACTACTTCCAGGGCAAGCGCATCCGCACCGTCGAAGGCCATGCGCGCCGCGACGAGAGCGGCCGCATCGTCGAACTCTCGCCGGTGCAGCAGGCCTTTCTCGACCACTTCAGTTTCCAGTGCGGCTATTGCACGCCGGGCTTCGTCAACGCCGCCACCGTGCTGCTGGAACGGCTGCGCAAGCAACCGGTGGCGCGCGCCGACCTGGAGCGAACCATCACCGAAGCCCTGGATCCGCACCTGTGCCGCTGCACCGGCTACGTGCGCTATTACCAGGCGGTGCGGCAACTGGCCCTGGACACGCCGGGCCTGGTCCGCGACGGCGACGCACGGGAGCAAGACCGATGA